The following proteins are co-located in the Gigantopelta aegis isolate Gae_Host chromosome 5, Gae_host_genome, whole genome shotgun sequence genome:
- the LOC121373774 gene encoding gastrula zinc finger protein XlCGF8.2DB-like, with protein MSTSGDRCVELEEVSPTQGETITDVEIHNLTHEQSKEKPFQCGECLKCFSYKCRIKQHMRIHVGRNPFLCEVCRKCFPLRFFLEEHMLIHRGVTTYKCELCTKRFSRRSNMKRHMLVVHVGDKPFKCEVCGKRFLRESELRNHMLVHTGVKEFKCEVCEKRFVRDFLLKRHLLIHTGIKPFQCDACTKCFLRKIELTNHMLVHTGVKEFKCEVCSKRFFRNNTLKRHVLIHTDVKPFKCEVCAKQFSQSFHLKQHMTIHAGFKPFICEVCAKYFATRRLLETHMWIHTGVKPFACDVCDKQFSRSSNLKQHMLLHS; from the coding sequence TAGATGTGTCGAACTGGAGGAAGTCTCTCCAACACAGGGAGAAACCATCACTGATGTGGAAATACATAATCTTACCCATGAGCAGTCTAAAGAGAAACCTTTCCAATGTGGGGAGTGCTTAAAATGTTTCTCTTACAAGTGTAGGATTAAGCAGCACATGAGGATCCATGTTGGTAGAAACCCATTCCTGTGTGAGGTGTGCAGGAAGTGTTTTCCTCTGAGGTTCTTCCTGGAAGAACACATGTTGATCCATAGGGGTGTTACCACCTACAAATGTGAGCTGTGTACAAAGCGCTTCTCTCGAAGGTCCAACATGAAAAGGCATATGCTGGTGGTTCACGTTGGTGACAAACCTTTTAAATGTGAGGTGTGCGGAAAACGTTTCTTAAGGGAAAGCGAATTACGAAACCATATGTTGGTGCACACAGGTGTGAAAGAGTTCAAATGTGAGGTGTGTGAAAAGCGGTTTGTTCGTGATTTTCTCTTGAAAAGACACTTGTTAATTCATACAGGTATTAAACCTTTTCAGTGTGATGCGTGTACAAAATGTTTCCTACGAAAAATCGAGTTAACAAACCATATGTTGGTTCACACTGGCGTTAAAGAGTTCAAATGCGAGGTGTGTTCAAAGCGTTTCTTTCGGAACAATACTTTGAAAAGACATGTGTTAATTCACACGGATGTCAAGCCTTTTAAatgtgaggtgtgtgcaaaaCAGTTCTCACAAAGTTTCCACTTAAAACAGCATATGACAATTCACGCTGGTTTTAAACCGTTCATatgtgaggtgtgtgcaaaGTATTTCGCCACGAGAAGACTCTTGGAAACACATATGTGGattcacactggtgttaagcCTTTCGCTTGTGATGTGTGTGATAAACAGTTTTCACGTAGCAGcaacttgaaacaacatatgttgCTTCACTCTTAG